From a single Pongo pygmaeus isolate AG05252 chromosome 12, NHGRI_mPonPyg2-v2.0_pri, whole genome shotgun sequence genomic region:
- the FAM161A gene encoding protein FAM161A isoform X3: MAKLEKMYQDKLHLKEVQPLVIREDSLSDSSRSVSEKNSYHPVSLMTSFSEPDLGQSSSLYVSSSEEELPNLEKEYPRKNRMMTYAKELINNMWTDFCVEDYIHCKDTGFHAAEKTRKKRKEWVPTITVPEPFQMMIREQKKKEESMKSKSDIEMVHKLLKKQEEDPECKKKFRANPVPASVFLPLYHDLVKQKEERRRSLKEKNKEALLASQKPFKFIAREEQKRAAREKQLRDFLKYKKKTNRFKARPIPRSTYGSTTNDKLKEGELYRNLRTQLRAQEHLQNSSPLPCRSACGGRNPRCPEQVVKLKYKHKVRCPTPDFEDLPERYQKHLSEHKSPKLLTVCKPFDLRASPHASIKREKILADIEADEENLKETRWPYLSPRRKSPVRCAGVKPVPCNCNPPVPTVSSRGREQAVRRSLEEKKMLEEERNRILTKQKQRMKELQKLLTTRAKAYDSHQSLAQISKSRVKCLRKSEKERMREYQRELEEREEKLKKRPLLFERVAQKNARMAAEKHYSNTLKALGISDEFVSKKGQSGKVLEYFNNQETKSVTEDKESFNEEEKIEETENGEENYFIDTNSQDSYKEKDEANQESEEEKPVEESH; the protein is encoded by the exons ATGgcaaaattagagaaaatgtaccaggataaattacatttaaaggAAGTTCAGCCACTGGTCATCAGGGAAGACTCTCTTAGTGACTCTTCCAG ATCTGTATCAGAAAAGAACTCCTATCACCCTGTCTCATTAATGACATCATTTTCAGAGCCTGATTTAGGCCAGTCTTCCTCCTTGTACGTGTCCTCCTCTGAAGAGGAGTTACCCAACCTAGAAAAAGAGTATCCTAGGAAAAACAGAATGATGACCTATGCTAAGGAGCTCATCAACAACATGTGGACAGACTTTTGTGTTGAAGATTATATTCACTGTAAAGATACTGGCTTCCACGCAGCtgaaaaaacaaggaagaaacGAAAAGAATGGGTGCCCACGATTACAGTACCGGAGCCTTTTCAAATGATGAtaagagaacagaagaaaaaagaagagtccATGAAATCTAAATCAGATATCGAAATGGTACATAAACTGCTCAAAAAACAAGAAGAGGATCCAGAGTGTAAGAAGAAATTCCGAGCCAATCCAGTTCCTGCATCTGTCTTTCTCCCCCTTTACCATGATTTAGTCAAGCAAAAAGAAGAACGGAGAAGGTCtctgaaggagaaaaacaaagaagctcTTTTGGCCTCGCAAAAGCCATTTAAATTTATAGCAAGGGAGGAACAGAAGCGAGCAGCCCGGGAAAAGCAGCTGAGAGACTTTcttaagtataaaaagaaaacaaatcgaTTTAAAGCCAGACCCATTCCTCGATCTACTTATGGTTCAACTACCAATGACAAGTTAAAAGAAGGAGAGCTCTATCGAAACCTTAGGACACAGCTGAGAGCCCAGGAGCATTTACAGAACTCATCTCCTCTGCCTTGTAGGTCAGCTTGCGGAGGCAGGAACCCCAGGTGTCCTGAACAGGTTGTAAAGTTGAAGTATAAACACAAGGTTAGGTGCCCGACTCCTGATTTTGAGGACCTTCCTGAGAGATACCAGAAACACCTCTCAGAGCACAAGTCTCCAAAACTCTTAACGGTGTGTAAACCATTTGATCTTCGGGCATCTCCACATGCatctattaaaagagaaaaaattttggCAGACATCGAAGcagatgaagaaaatttaaaagaaacacgTTGGCCTTATTTGTCTCCAAGGCGTAAGTCACCAGTAAGATGTGCAGGTGTAAAGCCTGTGCCTTGTAACTGCAACCCTCCAGTGCCCACGGTATCTTCCAGAGGACGAGAACAAGCCGTAAG gagatcacttgaggaaaagaaaatgttggaagaagagagaaatcgGATCCtaactaaacagaagcaaagaATGAAAGAATTGCAGAAACTCCTGACAACCCGGGCTAAGGCTTATGACTCACATCAAAGTTTAGCTCAAATATCTAAATCCAGAGTAAAATGTCTCAG aaagagcGAAAAGGAAAGGATGAGAGAATACCAACGAGAactagaagaaagagaagaaaaattaaaaaagaggccACTGCTATTTGAAAGAGTTGCTCAG AAAAATGCAAGAATGGCAGCAGAAAAGCATTATTCTAATACCCTAAAAGCACTAGGAATATCTGATGAGTTTGTTTCAAAGAAAGGCCAAAGTGGAAAAGTACTTGAGTACTTCAACAATCAAGAGACGAAAAGTGTCACTGAAGACAAAGAAAG ctttaatgaagaagaaaaaatagaagaaacagagaatggggaagaaaattattttatcgATACCAACAGCCAGGATTCTTACAAGGAAAAAGATGAAGCCAATCAAGAAAGTGAAGAAGAGAAACCTGTTGAAGAATCACACTGA
- the FAM161A gene encoding protein FAM161A isoform X1: protein MATSHRVAKLVASSLQTPVNPITGARVAQYEREDPFKALAAAEAILEDEEEEKVAQPAGASADLNTSFSGVDEHAPISYEDFVNFPDIHHSNEEYFKKVEELKAAHIETMAKLEKMYQDKLHLKEVQPLVIREDSLSDSSRSVSEKNSYHPVSLMTSFSEPDLGQSSSLYVSSSEEELPNLEKEYPRKNRMMTYAKELINNMWTDFCVEDYIHCKDTGFHAAEKTRKKRKEWVPTITVPEPFQMMIREQKKKEESMKSKSDIEMVHKLLKKQEEDPECKKKFRANPVPASVFLPLYHDLVKQKEERRRSLKEKNKEALLASQKPFKFIAREEQKRAAREKQLRDFLKYKKKTNRFKARPIPRSTYGSTTNDKLKEGELYRNLRTQLRAQEHLQNSSPLPCRSACGGRNPRCPEQVVKLKYKHKVRCPTPDFEDLPERYQKHLSEHKSPKLLTVCKPFDLRASPHASIKREKILADIEADEENLKETRWPYLSPRRKSPVRCAGVKPVPCNCNPPVPTVSSRGREQAVRRSLEEKKMLEEERNRILTKQKQRMKELQKLLTTRAKAYDSHQSLAQISKSRVKCLRKSEKERMREYQRELEEREEKLKKRPLLFERVAQKNARMAAEKHYSNTLKALGISDEFVSKKGQSGKVLEYFNNQETKSVTEDKESFNEEEKIEETENGEENYFIDTNSQDSYKEKDEANQESEEEKPVEESH from the exons GCTGATTTGAACACCAGCTTTTCTGGGGTGGATGAACATGCACCGATAAGCTATGAGGACTTTGTGAACTTTCCAGATATTCACCACTCTAATGAGGAGTATTTCAAGAAAGTAGAAGAGTTGAAGGCTGCCCACATAGAAACTATGgcaaaattagagaaaatgtaccaggataaattacatttaaaggAAGTTCAGCCACTGGTCATCAGGGAAGACTCTCTTAGTGACTCTTCCAG ATCTGTATCAGAAAAGAACTCCTATCACCCTGTCTCATTAATGACATCATTTTCAGAGCCTGATTTAGGCCAGTCTTCCTCCTTGTACGTGTCCTCCTCTGAAGAGGAGTTACCCAACCTAGAAAAAGAGTATCCTAGGAAAAACAGAATGATGACCTATGCTAAGGAGCTCATCAACAACATGTGGACAGACTTTTGTGTTGAAGATTATATTCACTGTAAAGATACTGGCTTCCACGCAGCtgaaaaaacaaggaagaaacGAAAAGAATGGGTGCCCACGATTACAGTACCGGAGCCTTTTCAAATGATGAtaagagaacagaagaaaaaagaagagtccATGAAATCTAAATCAGATATCGAAATGGTACATAAACTGCTCAAAAAACAAGAAGAGGATCCAGAGTGTAAGAAGAAATTCCGAGCCAATCCAGTTCCTGCATCTGTCTTTCTCCCCCTTTACCATGATTTAGTCAAGCAAAAAGAAGAACGGAGAAGGTCtctgaaggagaaaaacaaagaagctcTTTTGGCCTCGCAAAAGCCATTTAAATTTATAGCAAGGGAGGAACAGAAGCGAGCAGCCCGGGAAAAGCAGCTGAGAGACTTTcttaagtataaaaagaaaacaaatcgaTTTAAAGCCAGACCCATTCCTCGATCTACTTATGGTTCAACTACCAATGACAAGTTAAAAGAAGGAGAGCTCTATCGAAACCTTAGGACACAGCTGAGAGCCCAGGAGCATTTACAGAACTCATCTCCTCTGCCTTGTAGGTCAGCTTGCGGAGGCAGGAACCCCAGGTGTCCTGAACAGGTTGTAAAGTTGAAGTATAAACACAAGGTTAGGTGCCCGACTCCTGATTTTGAGGACCTTCCTGAGAGATACCAGAAACACCTCTCAGAGCACAAGTCTCCAAAACTCTTAACGGTGTGTAAACCATTTGATCTTCGGGCATCTCCACATGCatctattaaaagagaaaaaattttggCAGACATCGAAGcagatgaagaaaatttaaaagaaacacgTTGGCCTTATTTGTCTCCAAGGCGTAAGTCACCAGTAAGATGTGCAGGTGTAAAGCCTGTGCCTTGTAACTGCAACCCTCCAGTGCCCACGGTATCTTCCAGAGGACGAGAACAAGCCGTAAG gagatcacttgaggaaaagaaaatgttggaagaagagagaaatcgGATCCtaactaaacagaagcaaagaATGAAAGAATTGCAGAAACTCCTGACAACCCGGGCTAAGGCTTATGACTCACATCAAAGTTTAGCTCAAATATCTAAATCCAGAGTAAAATGTCTCAG aaagagcGAAAAGGAAAGGATGAGAGAATACCAACGAGAactagaagaaagagaagaaaaattaaaaaagaggccACTGCTATTTGAAAGAGTTGCTCAG AAAAATGCAAGAATGGCAGCAGAAAAGCATTATTCTAATACCCTAAAAGCACTAGGAATATCTGATGAGTTTGTTTCAAAGAAAGGCCAAAGTGGAAAAGTACTTGAGTACTTCAACAATCAAGAGACGAAAAGTGTCACTGAAGACAAAGAAAG ctttaatgaagaagaaaaaatagaagaaacagagaatggggaagaaaattattttatcgATACCAACAGCCAGGATTCTTACAAGGAAAAAGATGAAGCCAATCAAGAAAGTGAAGAAGAGAAACCTGTTGAAGAATCACACTGA
- the FAM161A gene encoding protein FAM161A isoform X2, with protein sequence MATSHRVAKLVASSLQTPVNPITGARVAQYEREDPFKALAAAEAILEDEEEEKVAQPAGASADLNTSFSGVDEHAPISYEDFVNFPDIHHSNEEYFKKVEELKAAHIETMAKLEKMYQDKLHLKEVQPLVIREDSLSDSSRSVSEKNSYHPVSLMTSFSEPDLGQSSSLYVSSSEEELPNLEKEYPRKNRMMTYAKELINNMWTDFCVEDYIHCKDTGFHAAEKTRKKRKEWVPTITVPEPFQMMIREQKKKEESMKSKSDIEMVHKLLKKQEEDPECKKKFRANPVPASVFLPLYHDLVKQKEERRRSLKEKNKEALLASQKPFKFIAREEQKRAAREKQLRDFLKYKKKTNRFKARPIPRSTYGSTTNDKLKEGELYRNLRTQLRAQEHLQNSSPLPCRSACGGRNPRCPEQVVKLKYKHKVRCPTPDFEDLPERYQKHLSEHKSPKLLTVCKPFDLRASPHASIKREKILADIEADEENLKETRWPYLSPRRKSPVRCAGVKPVPCNCNPPVPTVSSRGREQAVRKSEKERMREYQRELEEREEKLKKRPLLFERVAQKNARMAAEKHYSNTLKALGISDEFVSKKGQSGKVLEYFNNQETKSVTEDKESFNEEEKIEETENGEENYFIDTNSQDSYKEKDEANQESEEEKPVEESH encoded by the exons GCTGATTTGAACACCAGCTTTTCTGGGGTGGATGAACATGCACCGATAAGCTATGAGGACTTTGTGAACTTTCCAGATATTCACCACTCTAATGAGGAGTATTTCAAGAAAGTAGAAGAGTTGAAGGCTGCCCACATAGAAACTATGgcaaaattagagaaaatgtaccaggataaattacatttaaaggAAGTTCAGCCACTGGTCATCAGGGAAGACTCTCTTAGTGACTCTTCCAG ATCTGTATCAGAAAAGAACTCCTATCACCCTGTCTCATTAATGACATCATTTTCAGAGCCTGATTTAGGCCAGTCTTCCTCCTTGTACGTGTCCTCCTCTGAAGAGGAGTTACCCAACCTAGAAAAAGAGTATCCTAGGAAAAACAGAATGATGACCTATGCTAAGGAGCTCATCAACAACATGTGGACAGACTTTTGTGTTGAAGATTATATTCACTGTAAAGATACTGGCTTCCACGCAGCtgaaaaaacaaggaagaaacGAAAAGAATGGGTGCCCACGATTACAGTACCGGAGCCTTTTCAAATGATGAtaagagaacagaagaaaaaagaagagtccATGAAATCTAAATCAGATATCGAAATGGTACATAAACTGCTCAAAAAACAAGAAGAGGATCCAGAGTGTAAGAAGAAATTCCGAGCCAATCCAGTTCCTGCATCTGTCTTTCTCCCCCTTTACCATGATTTAGTCAAGCAAAAAGAAGAACGGAGAAGGTCtctgaaggagaaaaacaaagaagctcTTTTGGCCTCGCAAAAGCCATTTAAATTTATAGCAAGGGAGGAACAGAAGCGAGCAGCCCGGGAAAAGCAGCTGAGAGACTTTcttaagtataaaaagaaaacaaatcgaTTTAAAGCCAGACCCATTCCTCGATCTACTTATGGTTCAACTACCAATGACAAGTTAAAAGAAGGAGAGCTCTATCGAAACCTTAGGACACAGCTGAGAGCCCAGGAGCATTTACAGAACTCATCTCCTCTGCCTTGTAGGTCAGCTTGCGGAGGCAGGAACCCCAGGTGTCCTGAACAGGTTGTAAAGTTGAAGTATAAACACAAGGTTAGGTGCCCGACTCCTGATTTTGAGGACCTTCCTGAGAGATACCAGAAACACCTCTCAGAGCACAAGTCTCCAAAACTCTTAACGGTGTGTAAACCATTTGATCTTCGGGCATCTCCACATGCatctattaaaagagaaaaaattttggCAGACATCGAAGcagatgaagaaaatttaaaagaaacacgTTGGCCTTATTTGTCTCCAAGGCGTAAGTCACCAGTAAGATGTGCAGGTGTAAAGCCTGTGCCTTGTAACTGCAACCCTCCAGTGCCCACGGTATCTTCCAGAGGACGAGAACAAGCCGTAAG aaagagcGAAAAGGAAAGGATGAGAGAATACCAACGAGAactagaagaaagagaagaaaaattaaaaaagaggccACTGCTATTTGAAAGAGTTGCTCAG AAAAATGCAAGAATGGCAGCAGAAAAGCATTATTCTAATACCCTAAAAGCACTAGGAATATCTGATGAGTTTGTTTCAAAGAAAGGCCAAAGTGGAAAAGTACTTGAGTACTTCAACAATCAAGAGACGAAAAGTGTCACTGAAGACAAAGAAAG ctttaatgaagaagaaaaaatagaagaaacagagaatggggaagaaaattattttatcgATACCAACAGCCAGGATTCTTACAAGGAAAAAGATGAAGCCAATCAAGAAAGTGAAGAAGAGAAACCTGTTGAAGAATCACACTGA